In the Leptotrichia sp. oral taxon 223 genome, TTTTTGTAAAAAAATTGAAAAAAGGATACGTCTATGATACAATTTTTGTATAAAATATTGAAGAGAAATCTTAATGATAAATTTCTAAAGAAATAATTAAAAATAATACTCAAAATCAAAAGGAGGTGTAATTTTATGAAATATAATTTAGCATTCAAATACAGAATTTATCCAAATAAAGATCAAGAATTATTGATAAACAAGACTTTTGGATGTGTTCGTTTTGTTTACAATACAATTTTGTACACTGCGAATAAAATTTATGAAGAAACTGGAAAAAATAAAATAATTACACCTGCCAGTTTGAAAAGTGAAAATCAATTTTTGAAAGAAGTAGATAGTTTGGCACTTGCAAATGCTCAATTAAATGTAAAACGCTCGTTTACGAATTTTTTCCAGAAGAGAGCAAAGTTTCCAAGGTTCAAATCTAAAAAGAATAATGTTAAAAGTTATACGACAAATTGTGTGAACAATTCGATACGAATAGAGGAAAACAAATATTTGGTTTTGCCAAAATTGAAAAGAGTAAAATTGAAATATCATAGAGAAATACCAAAGAATTATAGAATAAAGTCGGTAACACTAACAAACAGTAATGGAAATTACTATGTTTTTATTTTGACGGAATTTGAAAAAGAAATCCAAAAAAATCCAAGTAATGATAAAGTGATTGGACTTGATTTTTCAATGTCTGAATTATTTGTCAGTTCTGAAAACCAAAGAGCTGATTATCCAAAATATTTTAAGATGTTGGAGAAAAAATTGAAAAAATTACAAAAATCATTATCGAGAAAAGTAAAATTTTCTAAAAATTGGTATAGACAAAAAGAGAAAATATCAAAATTGCATGAGTATATCAAAAATTGTCGAAAAGATTTTTTACATAAATTATCAAAAAAATTGTCTGAAACGTATAATGCTGTGGTTGTTGAGGATTTGAATATGAAAGGGATGAGTCAGGCATTAA is a window encoding:
- a CDS encoding RNA-guided endonuclease TnpB family protein; protein product: MKYNLAFKYRIYPNKDQELLINKTFGCVRFVYNTILYTANKIYEETGKNKIITPASLKSENQFLKEVDSLALANAQLNVKRSFTNFFQKRAKFPRFKSKKNNVKSYTTNCVNNSIRIEENKYLVLPKLKRVKLKYHREIPKNYRIKSVTLTNSNGNYYVFILTEFEKEIQKNPSNDKVIGLDFSMSELFVSSENQRADYPKYFKMLEKKLKKLQKSLSRKVKFSKNWYRQKEKISKLHEYIKNCRKDFLHKLSKKLSETYNAVVVEDLNMKGMSQALNFGKSVGDNGWGMFLRMLEYKLIFSGKQFLKIDKWFPSSKTCSKCGNVKEELKLSERSYKCECCGIEIDRDYNAALNIRDIGKAMLKY